In Zingiber officinale cultivar Zhangliang chromosome 1A, Zo_v1.1, whole genome shotgun sequence, a genomic segment contains:
- the LOC122038496 gene encoding bifunctional epoxide hydrolase 2-like isoform X1: MDKIEHSHLDANGISLHTAYTGKGRSVDRSNPLAASLLLSSTLNHSPFLGVAGDLGAVLFLHGFPEIWYSWRHQMIAVAEAGFKAIAPDYRGYGLSDQPPEPESTTWEDIVTDLVAILDLLSIPKVYVVGKDFGVRVANDLALHRPDRVLGVVTLGAPFIPAGALSWNALPEGFYIHRWREPGRAEADFGRFDIKRIIRTIYILFSRSEIPIAEQGQEIMDLADLSTPLPPWFTEEDLNVYAALYEKSQLQFPLTLPYRLDRIKGVENPRIEVPALLIMGEKDYVLKFPGMEEYVRGGKAKRFVPKLETVYIPEGSHFVQEQFPDHVNKLIVHFLKNHSQVEADH; the protein is encoded by the exons ATGGACAAGATTGAGCACTCTCACTTGGATGCCAATGGCATCTCCCTCCACACGGCTTACACAGGAAAAGGTAggtcggtcgatcgatcgaatcCCCTCGCCGCATCTCTTCTTCTCTCTTCCACCTTAAACCACTCTCCCTTCCTTGGTGTCGCAGGGGATTTGGGCGCTGTGCTTTTCCTCCATGGCTTCCCCGAGATATGGTACTCCTGGAGGCACCAAATGATCGCCGTCGCCGAGGCCGGCTTCAAGGCCATCGCTCCCGATTACCGTGGCTACGGCCTCTCCGACCAACCACCGGAGCCAGAAAGCACCACCTGGGAAGACATCGTCACCGATCTCGTGGCCATCCTCGACCTCCTCTCCATCCCCAAG GTGTATGTCGTCGGGAAGGATTTCGGCGTGAGGGTAGCGAATGATCTCGCTCTGCACCGCCCGGATCGTGTGCTGGGCGTTGTCACTCTGGGAGCGCCTTTCATTCCAGCTGGAGCCCTCTCTTGGAACGCACTTCCTGAAGGATTCTACATCCACCGATGGCGG GAGCCAGGTCGAGCGGAGGCTGACTTCGGTCGCTTCGATATCAAGCGAATCATCCGCACCATCTACATTCTCTTCTCCAGGAGCGAGATCCCGATAGCTGAGCAAGGGCAGGAGATCATGGACCTTGCAGATTTGTCCACTCCCTTGCCGCCATGGTTCACTGAGGAAGATCTCAATGTGTATGCTGCTCTCTATGAGAAGTCTCAGCTCCAATTTCCACTCACTTTGCCATACAG GCTGGACAGGATAAAAGGCGTTGAGAATCCGAGAATTGAGGTTCCTGCATTGCTGATCATGGGAGAAAAAGACTACGTCTTGAAATTTCCAGGAATGGAGGAGTACGTCAGGGGTGGAAAGGCCAAGCGCTTCGTCCCTAAACTGGAAACTGTTTATATACCTGAAGGAAGCCATTTTGTTCAGGAGCAGTTCCCTGATCATGTTAACAAGCTTATCGTCCACTTCCTTAAGAACC ATTCGCAAGTTGAGGCAGACCATTGA
- the LOC122038496 gene encoding bifunctional epoxide hydrolase 2-like isoform X2, translated as MDKIEHSHLDANGISLHTAYTGKGDLGAVLFLHGFPEIWYSWRHQMIAVAEAGFKAIAPDYRGYGLSDQPPEPESTTWEDIVTDLVAILDLLSIPKVYVVGKDFGVRVANDLALHRPDRVLGVVTLGAPFIPAGALSWNALPEGFYIHRWREPGRAEADFGRFDIKRIIRTIYILFSRSEIPIAEQGQEIMDLADLSTPLPPWFTEEDLNVYAALYEKSQLQFPLTLPYRLDRIKGVENPRIEVPALLIMGEKDYVLKFPGMEEYVRGGKAKRFVPKLETVYIPEGSHFVQEQFPDHVNKLIVHFLKNHSQVEADH; from the exons ATGGACAAGATTGAGCACTCTCACTTGGATGCCAATGGCATCTCCCTCCACACGGCTTACACAGGAAAAG GGGATTTGGGCGCTGTGCTTTTCCTCCATGGCTTCCCCGAGATATGGTACTCCTGGAGGCACCAAATGATCGCCGTCGCCGAGGCCGGCTTCAAGGCCATCGCTCCCGATTACCGTGGCTACGGCCTCTCCGACCAACCACCGGAGCCAGAAAGCACCACCTGGGAAGACATCGTCACCGATCTCGTGGCCATCCTCGACCTCCTCTCCATCCCCAAG GTGTATGTCGTCGGGAAGGATTTCGGCGTGAGGGTAGCGAATGATCTCGCTCTGCACCGCCCGGATCGTGTGCTGGGCGTTGTCACTCTGGGAGCGCCTTTCATTCCAGCTGGAGCCCTCTCTTGGAACGCACTTCCTGAAGGATTCTACATCCACCGATGGCGG GAGCCAGGTCGAGCGGAGGCTGACTTCGGTCGCTTCGATATCAAGCGAATCATCCGCACCATCTACATTCTCTTCTCCAGGAGCGAGATCCCGATAGCTGAGCAAGGGCAGGAGATCATGGACCTTGCAGATTTGTCCACTCCCTTGCCGCCATGGTTCACTGAGGAAGATCTCAATGTGTATGCTGCTCTCTATGAGAAGTCTCAGCTCCAATTTCCACTCACTTTGCCATACAG GCTGGACAGGATAAAAGGCGTTGAGAATCCGAGAATTGAGGTTCCTGCATTGCTGATCATGGGAGAAAAAGACTACGTCTTGAAATTTCCAGGAATGGAGGAGTACGTCAGGGGTGGAAAGGCCAAGCGCTTCGTCCCTAAACTGGAAACTGTTTATATACCTGAAGGAAGCCATTTTGTTCAGGAGCAGTTCCCTGATCATGTTAACAAGCTTATCGTCCACTTCCTTAAGAACC ATTCGCAAGTTGAGGCAGACCATTGA